attataatatatgtatgctaagtattaaaaataaaaatttccttacTTCAAACGTGACACAATCGTTTTTAATGAACCCCTTACTGGGATTTAATAGATCTTCCCATGCTATAAAGTATTTAGTTCCCCAGCTGTCTCGGCCCGCTGCGTAAAGTCTAGAGTACAATTCTgaagaaaaatgttttgttaatttaaaaaactaattgcgaaaaaattttaaagtttaagaaaaaacgCACTTCGGACGTAAGACTTCTTGTCATCCTCACAAGAGCGGATGCGTAATTCAGCATCTGCATTACAACTCCAATTAGATGAATTATTTGTCTCAttgcaatttaaaaagtaaccAAGGGACAGTTGTCCATCGCTGTTCTTAATTGGTGTTACCCTTATTCTCCAAGGTAAATTTCCGATTATATAAGCCGGTGATGACTGAGGGACAGTTacttttgatatattttctaCGGTATACCAAAATGTTCCTTCGCGTACGCTCAAGTATGCTGTAAAAAttcagttaattattttatctaactacgatttattttaaaaaatattaaatgcttACCACGCAAGTCAAACTCTGCCGGGGAAACATGAgcctattaaaaatttttcattcaaataatgtaacaatatcaattatataaatttgaatcaatGCTCTCTTTATAAacatacaatttaaaatttatttacctggACAGTGATGGTATCATTTTCTATGTAATCTTCgttttcattcaataaatcTTTCCACAAAACTAAATTCTTCCAACCTGAAGTGTTGCTGTTGCCCGAAAACTCATGTTCGATTGCTGcaaataagaataatataaatacttccagttttaaatataattatatatatttaaattataataagtaaatttacatCGTAAAATCGCGCATTCGTCTTTTTGTTTTGTAGAACATATACCCAGTTCTGCTTTAGCATAACACTTCCATGTGTCTGAATAAACTTCACTGTTGCATTGCAGAAATAATCCAATAGCTTGGGGTTCTACTGGTAATATAACTGATGGGGGttttactaatattttccATGATAAATCACAGGCAGTAAATGGTCCTAGCAGAAAAGGTTCttgcatatttaaaatatttttatatgtgtgTCGAAATCTTACTTCTGTCAGGGACTTGttcactgaaataattttattttaaatattataactagataattatatcgacgagcaataaaataatttttcatgataccagtatcgaaatttaaagtttcTGCTCACTGACGagcatttgcaatttatacgtttactaattagtatattacataccaggtaatcaagaaaaatattgtgtaacTAAGGATGAAAGACGAGTTCAGACTACGGGCGATGTCAGCCAACATTCTGGTCTAAAATACGTTTATTTCTTCCCTTGTCACACAAAATACTATATAATTCtgaagataattttattattttctataaagatCTTTGAGAACTTACATTCATCAGTAGCATTATCAACTACATTTGGTGTCACACaaacttcaaaaataattgaattgttCGTGACGTAACTTTTTCTCGAATCAACTAAATCATgccaagttataaaatttgtgaATCCTGCAGAACAATTGTCTCTAGTAAAAACTTGCTGGagttctaaaaataaacaaaaaaacaaaacaaaatcaaaagagaaaaaaaaaacacatgaataaaattattataacaaacaattaataataaaaactaacgTCGAGAGAATGGTTTTCGGTTCTTTTTACTGGAATACAAACTGAACTCAACATCAGCGAGACAAGACCATTTTTTTGCATTGTTCCCCTCGCAAATAATAGACAGACCCAGAGGCCGTCTTTCGGTCTTCGTTTCATACTCTGGCTTGACGATTATGTTCCAGGGCAAGTGCTGGATGAAACATGGGGGCGATGTTACGGTGTCTCTTAGTTTAGAAACATCCTCTATTGTGAACTGAAATTTACATTCAGTTACTGTGAGTTTAGCCCTCtctggaaattaaaaaaaaattaaactttttattcagttctcgaaagtaaattcaataaaatataaataaaaaattacttggatTCATATTGCGAATTTTAACCGGATGAGTCTTTTGTTTTCGAAGAcaactttgaaattttgtttgtttgaAGCTGGTTATGTAATGCGCTGTGTACTTAAGGTTAGCAAAAGTAAATAATCAGGGATTGTTTTTTCTGGTGAtgattaatgaattttaaagatttgagaattttatatttaatttttattcatggaAAAGCTTTATAGTTGTTTATAAATGTGATTAAATGcgagtttataattaatcgtACTTATTCATCACGTTTacatcacatgcaattgtcaCTAAATGGCTATTCCAAGGCAACTTTGTTTTCAGCTCAAGTTAATTAACGTCACTCTTTATtacgaattaattttttacccacAGAGACTAAAAATACTCAGGGTTTCTCTCTTACCATCAAATGAAAGTCTCGGAAATAATCAGGAAGGCAAAATATAGCCTAAAAAAGGCgggttatttaaaataaaataaattgaagtttaaaaaatgagtgtaaatgtagcagacatacgacaattttttaattgcatataaaaaaattaagtaattaaagtaattttaaaaattgtcagatgtctgctaactttattgtctttttaaaaaaggCCACTCGGTGTtcgaaatggaagtagattttttattaattgtttaatttgaaagttcaaaataaaataaaattaaaaataaatttcttttgacattttaatgACTCGAGCTCTAAAACTGcgaccaataaaataatttaaaaatttgaattgccgcctaacataaatattttcaaaaatgcaTAGTAGTAATGagttaaattacaaatttatttaacataaaataacaactttttttctttaattctgtaagaaattttatttgtttatttattgatataattaatttaatcattttttcgtCAGTActtataactaattttttttcgctttacTTATTTAGTGTTAATTATtgcaatacatatataattacgtacagtatgttattaattaatagcatTATCACAATTATGTAACagacttgatatttttatttttaccgcgaaatgattattatttgaataataataaaatgaattataaatttattagttttaaaattttaataaaaatatttttgagctgaatttaaaaaataaaatacttttgaattatcacagagtaaaactaaattttaaagacGTACTAAAAGActaaaagtaatattaaaaattaaaaagtattattatttagaatttttcatatataataataataataataaaattatagacttatttttttagatattggTATTATCGTCAATTCTAGTGTAACATTTAATTGTAACATAAGGAATGCCAAGTTCAAAATCATTTCTCGGCCAGTATCTTAATACGGGAGATTGCTGAGGACGTTCGTCTTTCACTGAAAAATAAGCAAACAGTACAGTCGCCGTATAacttgcaataaaaattaacaaatgcCACAGAGCATGCAGAtacggaaaatttaaattcatccaAGTGTCACAAAATAGACGATCATTGAGCCAACAAACGACAGCAAGGATCCAAACTGCTCCACATCGTACACCTAATCTATACACCCGCATTGATTTAGTCCTggataacaaaatttatttattaaaaaaataaactgactACTTGTTAATCAAAATCGCTGTAATAAAATACCTTTTGAGTTCAACAATCATTAAACCAAATGCAGGAATAGCCAGACACATCAGAGCAAACGCATTTATTGCGGGATGGATTACTGATAAACCAGTGGCTATTAATGTTGGCAATATTATAAACAGTGAGAATAATTTTCTGTTATTGCGAAATATATTTGGCAAATGTCTGCGTGGAAAAAACATACAAAGTCCTGCCATATAAACCCATAATATCGCCAACTCATCCAATAGTTgtcctaaaaaataaatcacatgTATAAAATGATTCTTATCTTTTTCATTTGtccgataaaaaaagaataataagttttttcaAGGCTATCCACTAATGGGTCAGTCGATTTGTAATGACAAAGAAATTCTTTAGGATATGAGTCATATTGCTGTCAATGTATTCAacacttatttaaatttaaaaaaactgcaggcgccaatttttttgataaattttataatttatcgttttaaaaaaaaataaaaaaattattagtactcagctaacttcagtgtcatattttaattacctaTTAATGACAATGTTGCATGAAAATACGCACTGCTGATACCAACAACCATTAATAAGAACCAGATGATATGTATTGCTGGATTGACAAATCTTCCataatctttaaataaatgcatTAAAATTGGCGGTAGTAACACAAATACGACATTGCtgaactgaaaaataaaataagacaattaattagtaataaaattagtgatactgaagttagccgagtTCTAATaatcttttgattttttaaaaaatgataatttgtaaaaaaaaaagttattttttaaaattgcacatatagttatttcaattttctacatgtgcatttttttctttgtaatttatttattaaaaaacaaaaaacgaaaatttttaattgcctgTTAACTTAAGGATCTTCAGAATCTtaaattagtttataaaatgaataatattataaatatacaaaccgTATTCATAAACTCAGCAATGCTtggagaaattttataatttcccTCACACCAATCAACTGGTGAACTTCCTGGTTCAAAAGGTTCCCACATTTTGTCTAAGAgcttttaatcattaaaattatattgtgACTGACGCGCACTGATAATTGCATAAAATACTGcacaaagattttttttttaaataaataataataatgaatgaataattcaATCTGATTGCTGGAGATTTAATCGCTATTGTGAAAATGTGTTGAAatattgcttaaaaaaatttttatgacactTGTGCTTTGTTTACTTGATATGTCAAAACATGTTATGATGACAGACagaatctataaatataagcaCGTATATAAACTCTAGATGTTTTCATTGTCTATGGAAATTAGATCAAATCAGaagatatataagtatatacatatatgtaaaagAGAAAGGGATAATAAATCTGCACAtgcgtattttttaaattgagaaCAAAGGTTTATGGTTTTAATGGATACTGAGAGATGACACTtgaatcattttctttttcccgccaatttttaaatatttatttattatatttcagcCTATATATATTACGCTTTCCgaaatttacaatattttataataatcattaacgTTATCAAAGCACAAATAACCAAAAAACATAACAGATggtccaaaaaataaataaatatatcaacagTCATACAGTTTAATTACTGGACTAAGTTTTCactttattttccatttttataatttcgattttttattttcacaataaaaaaacgtCAAAAATTCGCGAAACCTAAATTTAAATCAGgtagtaaaattcaaatttatttttaccgccttttttttaaattaaaaataaaaccaaacaGCAGTCGATAAGACAACAATCGAACTTAAAATTACCGTAAGAGAAGGCCGCCAAAAATTCCCGCCaaaatgaaaaacaatatGGCAGTTGTTATTAGGTCGCCATGTGTGCCGTGTACTCTCTTATCAATTAAGTTGTGTATATAATAGAATaccaatcgattttttttatttattttaactatttaataaacaatataatttaaaacgtattaattattaataaacaatcaaAAATGCCTTTGACAATAAAGCCAATGCGTTATGCTCATCCTGAAGGTCACACCGACGTTTGTTATTTCGATGGTGAaaagtaagtaattaattaatttattaatttatctatttacatattatttatttatttaaattacagaagTGGATTGATAACATGCGGAGGAGACGGGGACGTGAGATTTTGGATCGATCTGATGGATGACGATCCATCGGCAGTGTGCGTAGCCGAGCAGGCGACAGCATGTgtgtcaaaaaataacaaaatatatgtggGCAATGACAACAACACCGTCCAGGTGCTGACGCATCCAAACCTGGACCGCGAAGGGATCGTGACTCGTTTCTCAGCAACGGTATCAGCCCTAGCAACCGCAcgcaaaagtaattttatcgtTTCCGGTGCCTGTGACATGCGGATCCAAGTGACAAACATTGAGAGCACTGACAGCATCGAGCTAAATGGTCACGAAGCTCCGATCCTAGGTCTGACATTGGATCCACGTGAAGAATTCGTCGCCTCTTCGAGTGCTGACGGATCTATAAAAGTCTGGAGtgtcaaagaaaaaaagtctGTCCACAGTTGGAGTAACGTCGTCCCTAAatgtaattcatttttcactgCCAAGGCTCACTGTGCGCCATCATTCAACGCCAAAGACGGCAGCTACCTCGCGTATCCTCATCAGAAAGACATCGTCCTGGTTGAAAGAAACTCATGGAAAGAAATAACCCGATTAAAATGTCCAGCACTCAAAGGCGAATTAAATATCTGCAAATCATCTGAGTGCGGTAGCAGGATAGCAGCATGTTCGATCGTTGGAGAAATTGTCGTGTGGAATGTAGAAAATTCGTCAGTCGTTGGTTACGTGGAGCATCACCAGTCTGCTAAAATAACTTCGATATCTTGGCACTTGAAGAAACCTACTGAGCTGGCGTTTTGCGACAGTCTAGGACAGCTCGGCTGCGTTGAAGTATCAGGAGACGATGACGATTCCGATTCAGTGGCTGCTAAGTACAGTCATGATCCAGACAATGACATTTACAATGATCTAGGTcttgataataatgatgatgatgatgatgagaatGTGATATcactgaataaaataaaagctacGGTGGATGATGATCAGAAAAGTGTGTCGAGTGTGTCGTCAGCAAAACCATCAAAGGCAGTTGCAGAAGTAAATATGCAAGATCCATTCCAACCTGGATCAACACCGGTCCACCTTTTGTCTCGTTTCATGGTCTGGAATGACGTCGGTATCGTCAGATGCTACACCAGCGAAGACAATGAAGAATCTAGCATCGAAGTTGAGTTTCATGATACCTCTGTTCATCACAGCATGCATATGAGTAATTATTTCCGGCACACTATTGCTGCGTTGTCATGCGAAGCTCTGGCAATGAGTTGTCCTGCTGCTGATGGGAGTCCGAGCAAACTGGTGGTGATCGCGCTCCAAGGCTGGGGCTCTGGTAACAAAGAATGGACCGCTGATTTACCAGAAGGTGAAGAGTCTCTTTGTGTCGCCGCTGGAAGCACCTTCGTAGCGCTGGCCACCACGCGCGGAAATTTACGTCTGTTTATGGTAAGTGGAATTCAAAGAGAAGTTCTAGCATTGCCTGGACCCGTTGTCGCGATGAATGCCGTTGGTAATCATTTAGTTATTGCGTACCATAAATCTGCTGGGTTTAAAGATCAGTATATGTCACTACTGTGGATTCAAATATGCGGAGCGGATTTAAAGAGCCGGACACTAAATCTCCCGTTGGCGCCTGGGTCAGAACTCATGTGGCTCGGGCTGTCTGATGCTGCGTCTCCAGTTGTCATGGACGCTGATGgtgtcattaaaatatttaaccgtAGGTCTAATTTGTGGCGCGTCGCCGCTGATACTGACAAGTATCCCAAGGGCAAAATGGATCACTACTTTATTGTGGGCGTTAGCGAGCGTGAGAAATTAGTCAGATGTATTTTGTGCAAAGGCAGTCATTATCCAGCGACAACTCCAAGGCCCAATGTAGTCGAGGTTGACTTGAAGGTGCCGCTGTGCGATGTAGACTCGGAAAAAACTCGCAAAGAGGCAGCTGTTTGGCAAATCGGCAGGAGTCCGAGTGATGAAGCAACGGCTTTGTTTACGCTTATTGGTTTTGTTTGCATGGCAAATGCTGAGTTTCGTGTCGTTGATTTGTGTCAAAATATCGCTGATTTGGATATCATTGAATTGGCAATAAAGTATGCCAGTAAAACGGGTAAAATGGCGTTAGCTAATAAACTACAGGGGATTGCggaggaaaaaaatagaaaaaaaatggctgcGGAAGCTGGGAAAATTGACGATGATGAAGAAGATATTTTTGCGGGTATGGATGATATGGGAGGGAGAGACACGCAAGATGACATCATTCTTACACCGATAGCTAAACCTACGCAGGAAATAGAAATCAGGCCGCTGACATTGAGTTTAAAGAAACGCAATCCGTTTTTGAAAAAGACAAACTCTCCGGGTGTTAAAGGGCTGGATGGATTAAATAGTCTGCCGGAAAAAATTACCAAGACACCTGTTACTGTGAAAACTCCGACTGGCAGAAAGGGTTTGGGTAAAAAAGAGGTCAATGGCGAAAAGAAGG
The sequence above is drawn from the Microplitis demolitor isolate Queensland-Clemson2020A chromosome 3, iyMicDemo2.1a, whole genome shotgun sequence genome and encodes:
- the LOC103576240 gene encoding uncharacterized protein LOC103576240, producing MNPKRAKLTVTECKFQFTIEDVSKLRDTVTSPPCFIQHLPWNIIVKPEYETKTERRPLGLSIICEGNNAKKWSCLADVEFSLYSSKKNRKPFSRQLQQVFTRDNCSAGFTNFITWHDLVDSRKSYVTNNSIIFEVCVTPNVVDNATDELNKSLTEVRFRHTYKNILNMQEPFLLGPFTACDLSWKILVKPPSVILPVEPQAIGLFLQCNSEVYSDTWKCYAKAELGICSTKQKDECAILRSIEHEFSGNSNTSGWKNLVLWKDLLNENEDYIENDTITVQAHVSPAEFDLRAYLSVREGTFWYTVENISKVTVPQSSPAYIIGNLPWRIRVTPIKNSDGQLSLGYFLNCNETNNSSNWSCNADAELRIRSCEDDKKSYVRKLYSRLYAAGRDSWGTKYFIAWEDLLNPSKGFIKNDCVTFEAYIKILD
- the LOC103576241 gene encoding alkaline ceramidase — protein: MWEPFEPGSSPVDWCEGNYKISPSIAEFMNTFSNVVFVLLPPILMHLFKDYGRFVNPAIHIIWFLLMVVGISSAYFHATLSLIGQLLDELAILWVYMAGLCMFFPRRHLPNIFRNNRKLFSLFIILPTLIATGLSVIHPAINAFALMCLAIPAFGLMIVELKRTKSMRVYRLGVRCGAVWILAVVCWLNDRLFCDTWMNLNFPYLHALWHLLIFIASYTATVLFAYFSVKDERPQQSPVLRYWPRNDFELGIPYVTIKCYTRIDDNTNI
- the LOC103576242 gene encoding WD repeat and HMG-box DNA-binding protein 1; the encoded protein is MPLTIKPMRYAHPEGHTDVCYFDGEKSGLITCGGDGDVRFWIDLMDDDPSAVCVAEQATACVSKNNKIYVGNDNNTVQVLTHPNLDREGIVTRFSATVSALATARKSNFIVSGACDMRIQVTNIESTDSIELNGHEAPILGLTLDPREEFVASSSADGSIKVWSVKEKKSVHSWSNVVPKCNSFFTAKAHCAPSFNAKDGSYLAYPHQKDIVLVERNSWKEITRLKCPALKGELNICKSSECGSRIAACSIVGEIVVWNVENSSVVGYVEHHQSAKITSISWHLKKPTELAFCDSLGQLGCVEVSGDDDDSDSVAAKYSHDPDNDIYNDLGLDNNDDDDDENVISLNKIKATVDDDQKSVSSVSSAKPSKAVAEVNMQDPFQPGSTPVHLLSRFMVWNDVGIVRCYTSEDNEESSIEVEFHDTSVHHSMHMSNYFRHTIAALSCEALAMSCPAADGSPSKLVVIALQGWGSGNKEWTADLPEGEESLCVAAGSTFVALATTRGNLRLFMVSGIQREVLALPGPVVAMNAVGNHLVIAYHKSAGFKDQYMSLLWIQICGADLKSRTLNLPLAPGSELMWLGLSDAASPVVMDADGVIKIFNRRSNLWRVAADTDKYPKGKMDHYFIVGVSEREKLVRCILCKGSHYPATTPRPNVVEVDLKVPLCDVDSEKTRKEAAVWQIGRSPSDEATALFTLIGFVCMANAEFRVVDLCQNIADLDIIELAIKYASKTGKMALANKLQGIAEEKNRKKMAAEAGKIDDDEEDIFAGMDDMGGRDTQDDIILTPIAKPTQEIEIRPLTLSLKKRNPFLKKTNSPGVKGLDGLNSLPEKITKTPVTVKTPTGRKGLGKKEVNGEKKETFVKWFEKNKPDLQAEFPELSLSDLTKTALKRYKEDTDDSQKTNGSDSDNKKRKLSNYKPLDPIQDAMGIMGPWQIIITIAISLINFPAAWHQLSIAVLAPGQNFTCISPAPINPNDSIIKACFIKVNHSLPEVKCTEFSYDQSVFKSTIISEWDLVCDRKGLLSLAQPLTQFGILVGNMGFGIIADKIGRKIPLMIAVVVQAVAGIISVFMPLYELFLLLKFISAVATGGTMLISFVVVMEIVGIEWRSKISTLFHIPFLLGFLSIPLISYLTGTWDGYWLTISIPPFLLLSYYWLIPESPRWLLAVGKVKQARKVLMEAARRNKIPEDKVTAAIEAHENLINKANNTNVDGDGEQKTYNIIDLVRTPNMRVKTLCIVFNWLVCGMGFFGIGHYLGHVGGNVLSNLAISAAFQLPGLLLVYILISRVSRLKILITSNVISGLSLLLIVAFYHNYTVKLILVTIGITGMTISFPTIYLYTGELFPTVVRNIGFGVCSVASRFGSIVAPFLIVAIDELAEWIVPVVFGVGPIIGAGLCYFLPETMDCKLPETIEDGENFKKKNNSTPLEAVS